CCTTTTTAATGGATAATGGATTGAACAATTCCAGAAATGATTTCGAGTTTTTCCAACAGCTGATTAATGGCGAAAAACTGGATTATTTAGATAGTGCCGCAACTGCTCAAAGGCCAGTATCTGTCTTAAAAGCCGTCAGTGACTTTTATCGGCATGATAATGCCAATGTCCATCGTAGTATCAATACTTTAAGCAGCCGCGCCACAGATAGCTATGAAGCGGCACGCGACAAGGTGGCGGGATTTATTCACGCAGCTGACAGCCAGTCGATTGTTTTCACGCGCTCGACGACTGAAAGCCTGAATTTAGTTGCTCGCAGTTTTGGTGATTTGGTCGTGACTGCCGGTGATGAGATTTTGATTTCCGAGATGGAGCATCACAGCAACTTGATTCCTTGGCAGCAATTAGCTCAGCGCAAACAGGCCAAACTTGTTTACATAGGCTTACAAGCAGATGGCGAACTAAATATGACTGATTTAAAACGCAAACTGACTTCACGGACTAAAATTGTCGCCATTGCACAAGTCTCCAATGTATTAGGCACGATTAACCCGATTAAGGAAATCGCGCGTTTGGCACATGAGCAAGGTGCTTATATGGTCGTTGACGGTGCACAAGCGGCGCCGCATTTTGCTGTCGATGTGCAGGATTTGGATGCTGATTTCTATGCCTTTTCCGGACATAAAATGCTGGCACCAGCAGGGATTGGCGTTTTATATGGTAAGAAGGCATTATTAGATCAGATGCCGCCAGTCCAATTCGGTGGTGAAATGATTGACCGTGTGGATGAACAATCGGCGACTTGGGCGGCCGCCCCTTTGAAGTTTGAAGCGGGTACGCCCAATATTGGCGGTGCGATCGGTTTGGCTGCAGCGATCGATTATCTGCAGGCCTTGGGTATGGATAAGATCGAGGCTTACGAGCAGGATTTAATGGCGATTGTTTTGAAAGGTCTGTCGCAGATTGATGGTCTGACAATTTATGGACCTTTGGATGCTGCAAAACATGCGTCAGTCCTTGCTTTTAATCTTGGCAAACTGCATGCACACGATGTGGCCACGGCCTTGGATCTGCAAGGCATTGAAGTCCGTGCTGGCGACCACTGTGCCCAACCTTTGATGCATTATTTAGGTATCAGTGCAGCTGTTCGTGCGAGTTTTTATTTTTACAATACGCGTGATGATGTCGACCGTCTGATCAGCGGGTTGCAGCGGACAAAGGAGTTCTTTTCTAATGCAGCTAGATAAATTAAATCTTTTATACCGTCAGCTGATTTTAGAAAACGCAGCCCATCCCCAGCATTATGGCCATTTGGCAAATTCCAGCTATCATTTGATGCTGCGCAATCCGACTTGCGGCGATACGATTAATGTTGAAATGGTTTTCCAGGCAGAGAAGGTGGCCGAGATCGCGTTTACAGGTCAAGGCTGTACAATTTCTCAAGCCTCGGCTAGCATGATGACAAGCGTTTTGCTGGGTCAAAATTTGGTCGATGCTAAAAAATTAATCGCTTCTTTTAGCCGCTTGATCATGGGCGAGCCTATTTCTGATCAAGAAAATCAGGCTCTCGGGGATGCTGCAGTTTTAGCTTCTGTCGCAGAATTTCCAACGCGTATTAGATGCGCAACGCTGGCTTGGCATGCAGCGGATAATTTGTTAGACCAGTATTTGGAGAAAAAGCATGAGTAAAGTGTCGGATGTTGTCCAAGATAGCAGTTATGAATTTGGGTTTCACGATAATGTGGCACCTGTTTTTTCGACCGGCCGCGGCTTAAATGAAGATATTATTCGACAAATATCCCAAGAAAAAGAAGAGCCGAAATGGATGCTTGATTATCGACTGCATGCCTATCAAATCTATCAATCTTTGCCGATGCCGAATTTTGGCCCGGATTTATCCAAAATGGATTTGTCGCAGATGCTTTACTATCAAAAACCGACTGATAGAAAATATCGGGATTGGGATCAGGTACCGGATAAAATCAAGCAGACGTTTGACCGCTTGGGTGTTCCTGAAGCAGAAAGAAAGTATCTGGCTGGTTCTTCGGCCCAATATGAATCCGAGGCTGTCTACGGCAATATGCGCGACTCATTTGCAAAACTAGGTATTATCTTCACGGATACGGATTCGGCCTTAAAAGAATATCCGGAATTGTTTAAAAAATGGTTTGGCAAACTGGTCAAATCAGACAACAATAAATTTGCTGCTTTAAATTCAGCTGTTTGGTCGGGCGGCAGTTTTATTTATGTGCCTAAAGGTGTTAAGACGACTGTACCGATCCAGTCTTATTTTCGTTTGAACGCTGAAAATTCCGGCCAGTTCGAACGTACTTTAATCATTGTTGATGAAGGTGCCAGCATCAATTATGTCGAAGGATGTACGGCACCGAACTATCAATCGGATAGTCTGCACGCCGCAGTCGTCGAAGTTAATGTGCTGCCGCATGCTTATTGTCGTTACACAACGATCCAAAATTGGTCAAAAAACGTCTACAGTCTAGAAACTAAGCGTGCTCAAGCTCAAGAAGGTGCCATCATGGAATGGGTTGACGGCAACCTGGGCGCCAAGGCCACGATGAAATACCCGTCGGTGTATTTGAATGGCGAAGGTGCGCGCGGTACGATGCTGTCGATTGCTGTTGCCGGCAGCGGCATGGATTCAGACACAGGTGCACAAATGATTCACAATGCAAAAAATACATCTTCGTCGATTATTTCCAAATCCATTTCAAAAGATGGCGGCCGCGTTGATTACCGTGGCAAGGTGCGTTTTGGCGAACATTCGGACGGCTCTTTTTCGCATGTCGAGTGCGACACGATTATCATGGACGACAAATCTTCCAGCGACACGATTCCTTATAATGAGATTTATAACGGCAATGTCTCAATGGAACATGAAGCTAAAGTGTCCAAGATTTCCGAAGAACAGCTTTACTACTTGATGAGCCGCGGTATTTCCGAACAGAAAGCCACAGAAATGATTATTATGGGTTTTGTCGAGCCCTTTACCAAGGAATTGCCAATGGAATATGCGGTCGAGTTGAATCGCTTGATCAGCTTTGAGATGGCAGGATCGATTGGTTAAACATTGTTCATGACTCAGACTGATGGACAAAAAAACGCTTTTGAAACAAAAGCGTTAGCATCGTTATCTAAAATTATCGATCCGGAATTAGGCGTCGACATCGTTAATCTCGGATTGATTTACGGTATCTCTCTATCGGCCGATGCCTGCTGCACAGTCACAATGACTTTGACGATTATGGGCTGCCCTTTATCGGATTATCTGAATCGGTCTATTCAAGAACAGTTAGAGGAATTACCGGAAGTCAAGACGGTGGCCATTAATTTGGTCTGGGAACCAGCCTGGTCAATTGATAAGATGTCGCGCGAGGCCAAGATGGATCTGGGCATTCATTAATTACCGGATGGCAGCGGGAAACTTTCTGTATCTGCGACAGCGTCTTCTTGACGATCGGCTGCTTTAAATTCTCCTGTCTGGAAATAATGATCAACATAATCGATCACCGATTGGTTGCCGCTAAAACGAGCAA
The Oenococcus kitaharae DSM 17330 DNA segment above includes these coding regions:
- a CDS encoding cysteine desulfurase; the protein is MDNGLNNSRNDFEFFQQLINGEKLDYLDSAATAQRPVSVLKAVSDFYRHDNANVHRSINTLSSRATDSYEAARDKVAGFIHAADSQSIVFTRSTTESLNLVARSFGDLVVTAGDEILISEMEHHSNLIPWQQLAQRKQAKLVYIGLQADGELNMTDLKRKLTSRTKIVAIAQVSNVLGTINPIKEIARLAHEQGAYMVVDGAQAAPHFAVDVQDLDADFYAFSGHKMLAPAGIGVLYGKKALLDQMPPVQFGGEMIDRVDEQSATWAAAPLKFEAGTPNIGGAIGLAAAIDYLQALGMDKIEAYEQDLMAIVLKGLSQIDGLTIYGPLDAAKHASVLAFNLGKLHAHDVATALDLQGIEVRAGDHCAQPLMHYLGISAAVRASFYFYNTRDDVDRLISGLQRTKEFFSNAAR
- the sufU gene encoding Fe-S cluster assembly sulfur transfer protein SufU, with product MQLDKLNLLYRQLILENAAHPQHYGHLANSSYHLMLRNPTCGDTINVEMVFQAEKVAEIAFTGQGCTISQASASMMTSVLLGQNLVDAKKLIASFSRLIMGEPISDQENQALGDAAVLASVAEFPTRIRCATLAWHAADNLLDQYLEKKHE
- the sufB gene encoding Fe-S cluster assembly protein SufB; the protein is MSKVSDVVQDSSYEFGFHDNVAPVFSTGRGLNEDIIRQISQEKEEPKWMLDYRLHAYQIYQSLPMPNFGPDLSKMDLSQMLYYQKPTDRKYRDWDQVPDKIKQTFDRLGVPEAERKYLAGSSAQYESEAVYGNMRDSFAKLGIIFTDTDSALKEYPELFKKWFGKLVKSDNNKFAALNSAVWSGGSFIYVPKGVKTTVPIQSYFRLNAENSGQFERTLIIVDEGASINYVEGCTAPNYQSDSLHAAVVEVNVLPHAYCRYTTIQNWSKNVYSLETKRAQAQEGAIMEWVDGNLGAKATMKYPSVYLNGEGARGTMLSIAVAGSGMDSDTGAQMIHNAKNTSSSIISKSISKDGGRVDYRGKVRFGEHSDGSFSHVECDTIIMDDKSSSDTIPYNEIYNGNVSMEHEAKVSKISEEQLYYLMSRGISEQKATEMIIMGFVEPFTKELPMEYAVELNRLISFEMAGSIG
- a CDS encoding metal-sulfur cluster assembly factor yields the protein MTQTDGQKNAFETKALASLSKIIDPELGVDIVNLGLIYGISLSADACCTVTMTLTIMGCPLSDYLNRSIQEQLEELPEVKTVAINLVWEPAWSIDKMSREAKMDLGIH